In uncultured Methanobrevibacter sp., the DNA window GCTGTGAATATGGGGAGTATGATAAGTAATGATATTTACTGATATCCTGGCGTTAATTGTAGTATATATTTATGTTGCTGTCATTTTTGTTGTAGCAGAAATGGTTTTAAAGACAAGACCTGAAGTTTCACGTAAATTTCTGCACATTATGGTAGGTAACATGATATTTGCCATGCCGTTTTTCTCAGATCCTTGGGTAATGGTGTGGTTTTTAACACTGCCGATTACAATTGCCCTGTTCTTTTTAACTGAATACTCACCTGTTAAAATTGAAAACAGCGTAACAGAATCCGGTCATGCTTTGGGTTTATTTTTCTATGCAGGCATCTGGACAGTACTGATTGCAGTATTTACAACAATTGCTCCTGCAAACGATCCTAAATATTTCATATGGATTGTAGCATTGGCTATTGTTCCTATGGTATACGGTGACGGATTTGCAGCATTGATTGGTCAGAAGTTTGGTAAAGTCAAATATACTGTATTCGGAGGTACAAAATCCCTTGAAGGATCTCTTACAATGTTTGTTATTACATCTGTAATGAGTGTATTTGTATGGATGGTTTTCACTTCAATAGGATGTACAATGCCTGAATTTAATATAGTTTACATATTGATGATTTCAGCTGTTGCAACAGTATGTGAAGCTTTCAGTTATGGTGGAATTGACAATTTAACAGTTCCTGCAGTAACTTCTATTTTATATTATTTAGTGGCTGTATTATAGCCGCTAATTTCAATTCTTATTTTTTGCATTTCAGTAACTAATTTTTGCATCTTGGAGATATTGCCAAATAGCCATTTATATATTATTTTTCTAATTAATATTATCGAATGGTGATAAAATGAATTTAAGAGAAGAAGCCGAAAAAAGAGTTGATGCAAAAATAAAATTCAAAGAAAATTTATATAAATATTTAATTGTAAATACATTAATAGCTATAATTTGTCACATATTTTTACATAGCTATTGGTTAGTTGCATGTGTAATGTTTTTCTGGGGAATTGGCGTTATT includes these proteins:
- a CDS encoding diacylglycerol/polyprenol kinase family protein; protein product: MIFTDILALIVVYIYVAVIFVVAEMVLKTRPEVSRKFLHIMVGNMIFAMPFFSDPWVMVWFLTLPITIALFFLTEYSPVKIENSVTESGHALGLFFYAGIWTVLIAVFTTIAPANDPKYFIWIVALAIVPMVYGDGFAALIGQKFGKVKYTVFGGTKSLEGSLTMFVITSVMSVFVWMVFTSIGCTMPEFNIVYILMISAVATVCEAFSYGGIDNLTVPAVTSILYYLVAVL
- a CDS encoding 2TM domain-containing protein — translated: MNLREEAEKRVDAKIKFKENLYKYLIVNTLIAIICHIFLHSYWLVACVMFFWGIGVIDDFFKAYSLSNHREKLIQKEISKMGD